In Lepus europaeus isolate LE1 chromosome 9, mLepTim1.pri, whole genome shotgun sequence, the following are encoded in one genomic region:
- the LOC133766466 gene encoding C-C chemokine receptor type 1, whose amino-acid sequence MQTPATTTDYDMTTEYDYEDTTPCQKVAVRAFGAQLLPPLYSLVFVIGLVGNVLVVLVLMKYKRLRSMTSIYLLNLAISDLLFLFTLPFWIDYRLKDDWVFGDVLCKLLSGLYYVGLYSEVFFIILLTIDRYLAIVHAVFALRARTVSFSIITSIVTWALTILAAIPGFRFSKTQWEFTHYTCSLHFPHESLRQWKQFQALKLNILGLLLPLLVMVVCYTGIIRILLRRPNEKKSRAVRLIFVIMLIFFLFWTPYNLTLLVSAFQDSLFTNQCEQSKQLDLAIQVTEVIAYTHCCVNPVIYVFVGERFQKYLRQLFHTYLAKWLPFLSTERLERASSVSPSTAEHELSAGF is encoded by the coding sequence ATGCAGACGCCAGCCACCACCACGGACTATGATATGACCACAGAATATGACTATGAGGACACGACCCCATGCCAGAAGGTGGCTGTGAGGGCCTTTGGGGCCCAACTCTTGCCCCCTTTGTACTCCCTGGTGTTTGTCATTGGCCTGGTTGGCAACGTCCTGGTGGTCTTGGTACTCATGAAATACAAGAGGCTGCGGAGCATGACCAGCATCTACCTCCTCAACCTGGCCATTTCCGACCTGCTGTTCCTCTTCACGCTGCCCTTCTGGATCGACTACCGGCTAAAGGATGACTGGGTCTTCGGCGATGTCCTGTGCAAGCTCCTCTCCGGGCTTTATTACGTCGGCTTGTACAGTGAGGTCTTCTTCATCATCCTGCTCACGATCGACAGGTACCTGGCCATCGTGCACGCTGTGTTCGCCCTGCGTGCCCGGACCGTCAGCTTCAGCATCATCACCAGCATCGTCACCTGGGCCCTCACCATCCTGGCTGCCATCCCGGGCTTCCGCTTTTCCAAGACGCAGTGGGAGTTCACGCATTACACCTGCAGCCTTCACTTCCCGCACGAAAGCCTGAGACAGTGGAAGCAGTTCCAGGCTCTGAAACTGAACATCCTGGGGCTGCTTCTGCCCCTGCTGGTCATGGTGGTCTGCTACACGGGAATTATCCGGATCCTGCTCAGACGGCCGAATGAGAAGAAGTCCAGGGCCGTGCGGCTGATCTTTGTCATCATGctcatcttctttctcttttggaCCCCCTATAACCTGACGCTGTTGGTCTCTGCTTTCCAAGACTCCCTGTTCACCAATCAGTGTGAGCAGAGCAAGCAGCTGGACCTGGCCATACAAGTGACGGAGGTGATCGCCTATACTCACTGCTGCGTCAACCCCGTGATCTACGTCTTTGTTGGGGAGAGGTTCCAGAAGTACCTGCGCCAGCTCTTCCACACGTACCTGGCTAAATGGCTCCCCTTCCTCTCCACGGAGAGGCTGGAGAGGGCCAGCTCCGTATCTCCCTCCACAGCGGAGCACGAGCTGTCTGCTGGGTTCTGA